A window of the Deltaproteobacteria bacterium genome harbors these coding sequences:
- a CDS encoding DUF3106 domain-containing protein has protein sequence MKRNKIIIGLFLTCFSMAMCFHNAHAGDKISGIAWDELTKEEQQILGPLKDRWNNLPLERQKKLRKGARRWASMTPGERARAKDRLKRWKSLSPEQRELIRRRYARFRRLSPEQQERLLQARKRFKNLPLEKRLKLLKRWKEMSPEQRRRFQRFLMNTTPEERKRLLERLRNMSPEQRRRWIEERRSYHND, from the coding sequence ATGAAACGAAATAAGATTATCATCGGCCTGTTCCTGACATGTTTTTCCATGGCAATGTGCTTTCACAACGCACATGCTGGGGACAAAATTTCCGGTATTGCGTGGGATGAACTCACCAAAGAAGAACAGCAAATCCTTGGGCCACTAAAGGATCGATGGAACAACCTACCGTTGGAGAGACAGAAGAAATTGCGCAAGGGAGCCAGGCGGTGGGCGTCCATGACACCGGGGGAGCGGGCCCGGGCGAAGGATCGTCTGAAGAGATGGAAATCCCTGAGCCCCGAACAACGGGAATTGATTCGAAGAAGATACGCCCGGTTCCGTAGGCTTTCCCCGGAGCAACAGGAACGGCTGCTTCAGGCCAGAAAGCGGTTTAAAAACCTGCCCCTGGAAAAACGGCTGAAACTGTTGAAACGGTGGAAGGAGATGAGTCCCGAGCAGCGAAGGCGCTTTCAACGATTCCTCATGAATACAACGCCGGAGGAAAGAAAGAGGCTATTAGAACGATTGAGGAACATGTCACCAGAGCAAAGACGAAGATGGATCGAGGAGAGGCGAAGTTATCACAACGATTAG